The Actinomycetota bacterium genome has a window encoding:
- a CDS encoding helix-turn-helix transcriptional regulator, whose product MRKIQHLRELRGYSRNRLAGLAEMCGSTLGQIELGNLRGRPNQAVKLTNALGLPPDKASTLFEEWDDSNDL is encoded by the coding sequence ATGCGCAAGATTCAACATCTCAGAGAGCTGCGCGGATACTCTCGCAACCGACTCGCGGGGCTCGCCGAAATGTGCGGCTCAACACTCGGCCAGATCGAACTCGGGAATCTGCGGGGACGCCCGAACCAGGCCGTGAAGCTCACCAACGCGCTCGGCCTCCCTCCCGACAAGGCGAGCACCCTGTTCGAGGAATGGGATGACAGCAATGACCTCTAG